One window from the genome of Xenorhabdus bovienii SS-2004 encodes:
- a CDS encoding glycosyltransferase family 4 protein: protein MKIAYIDPYPVPDYRVASLQILQNVDAFARQGHSVCLITPEGQNRVEEIIGRALPPSAELIALRNMRRKWYFPLNTQKLFYFQVSRWLKDHQVDAIFTRNIKMANYLLRKHPDIPHFFESHEVFAQSFKESHKLDKRKNRRKYHKLRNTEQQVYRHSKAVFVLTSLLSEDIYKEYSVKTPMIVAPDGVDMLAVESTKKASSGRRHKPGETTQVLYLGSLHRWKGVPTVMKAMYYLDNAVLNIAGGDSVQIERLKCTAQQIGVSDKVNFLGFIQPKKRFQVIAENDICVLPLTKTSIGSRYTSPLKLFEYMAMGKPVVISDFPSIRDAVDEKAVNFADSENAESFAEQIQSLIDNPAEMMAKVGYSQRLVAERFNWDQRAKLIMQVIAENLSK, encoded by the coding sequence ATGAAGATTGCGTATATTGACCCTTATCCCGTACCTGATTATCGAGTTGCTTCGTTGCAGATTTTGCAGAATGTCGATGCTTTTGCCCGTCAGGGGCACAGCGTCTGCCTGATTACGCCAGAAGGTCAAAATCGTGTTGAGGAGATTATAGGCAGAGCATTGCCGCCTTCCGCTGAACTGATAGCTCTGCGCAATATGCGTAGAAAGTGGTATTTTCCCCTCAATACACAGAAATTGTTTTATTTTCAGGTTTCTCGCTGGCTGAAAGATCATCAAGTTGACGCTATTTTTACTCGCAATATTAAAATGGCGAATTATCTCCTGCGTAAGCATCCTGATATTCCGCATTTTTTTGAAAGCCACGAAGTTTTTGCCCAATCGTTTAAAGAATCCCATAAATTAGATAAACGTAAAAATCGCCGTAAATATCATAAGCTCAGAAACACGGAACAACAGGTTTATCGCCATTCCAAGGCCGTGTTTGTGCTGACTTCACTATTGAGTGAGGATATTTATAAAGAATATAGCGTTAAGACACCGATGATAGTAGCACCTGATGGTGTTGATATGCTGGCGGTTGAATCTACAAAAAAAGCGTCTTCTGGCAGAAGGCACAAACCGGGAGAAACAACTCAGGTGCTGTATTTGGGTAGTTTGCATCGCTGGAAAGGTGTTCCTACTGTTATGAAAGCGATGTATTACCTTGATAATGCTGTACTGAACATTGCCGGTGGTGATAGCGTGCAGATTGAACGATTGAAGTGTACAGCCCAACAGATTGGCGTGAGTGATAAAGTCAATTTCCTTGGGTTTATCCAGCCGAAAAAGCGTTTTCAGGTTATTGCAGAGAATGATATTTGCGTTTTACCATTAACGAAAACCAGCATTGGCAGCCGTTATACATCCCCCCTCAAACTTTTTGAATACATGGCAATGGGCAAACCCGTTGTTATTTCTGATTTTCCTTCTATTCGCGATGCTGTGGATGAGAAGGCGGTCAATTTTGCTGATAGCGAAAATGCAGAGAGCTTTGCAGAGCAGATTCAATCATTGATTGATAACCCTGCTGAAATGATGGCTAAAGTGGGTTACTCACAGCGATTGGTAGCAGAACGTTTTAACTGGGATCAGCGTGCAAAGCTTATCATGCAAGTGATAGCGGAAAACCTGTCTAAATAA
- a CDS encoding glycosyltransferase family 4 protein, with protein MKIGFIDVTVTMSYGGIQTAVWELAKALTDAGHEIHIFGGTGDVRPVLGERNIHVHTFPFTPRERVINIGRRFQRIVERYSFARHARERVIAENFDWVILTKPFDFFWPRMMPKTSCTKFCYMSGGTSFFKGDRALGNKISAWVACSHFNAWQIQHHFKQFPNVIYNGVDIDKFKPVNSDLRHRLDINENTFLLTFAGRLVGWKGMKVAIDAMALLRDKDVRLLIIGAGDDLNLLKKKVSELNLEKTVIFHPPVGHDQLPEFYAAGDAGIFPSIGDEAFGITIAEAMACGRPVIASYIGGIPEVVGNENHAGILVAPGNAAAIAEAVNHLLSLPDRGKAMGKLARQRIETMYTWEHSANRLLGAIKK; from the coding sequence ATGAAAATAGGATTTATCGATGTCACCGTTACTATGTCTTATGGCGGTATTCAAACAGCGGTTTGGGAATTAGCAAAGGCTTTGACAGATGCGGGGCACGAGATCCATATTTTCGGCGGAACAGGTGACGTTAGGCCAGTATTGGGAGAGCGAAATATTCATGTTCACACATTTCCATTTACTCCCAGAGAACGAGTCATCAATATTGGGCGACGTTTTCAACGTATTGTTGAGCGTTATTCTTTTGCCCGTCATGCCCGTGAAAGGGTCATCGCTGAAAATTTTGACTGGGTGATTTTGACGAAACCCTTTGATTTTTTCTGGCCCAGAATGATGCCGAAAACTTCCTGCACAAAGTTTTGTTATATGAGTGGTGGCACCAGTTTTTTCAAAGGTGATCGGGCATTGGGTAACAAAATATCTGCGTGGGTTGCATGCAGCCACTTTAATGCTTGGCAGATCCAGCACCATTTTAAACAATTTCCAAACGTGATTTATAATGGTGTCGATATTGATAAGTTTAAACCTGTTAATTCTGATCTCCGGCATCGGCTAGATATCAATGAAAATACGTTTTTGCTGACTTTCGCTGGCAGGCTGGTGGGTTGGAAAGGCATGAAAGTCGCCATTGATGCGATGGCTTTACTGCGTGACAAGGATGTAAGGTTATTGATTATTGGCGCAGGTGATGATCTTAACTTATTGAAAAAAAAAGTTTCTGAACTGAATTTAGAAAAAACAGTCATTTTCCATCCTCCTGTTGGTCATGATCAATTACCTGAATTTTATGCTGCGGGAGATGCGGGTATTTTTCCCAGTATTGGTGATGAAGCATTTGGTATTACTATTGCTGAAGCGATGGCATGCGGACGTCCTGTGATAGCCAGTTATATTGGTGGCATTCCTGAGGTGGTCGGCAATGAAAATCATGCGGGTATTCTGGTCGCACCTGGCAATGCAGCGGCTATCGCTGAGGCAGTCAATCATCTTTTGTCCTTGCCGGACAGGGGGAAAGCAATGGGAAAACTGGCTCGTCAGCGGATTGAAACGATGTATACTTGGGAACATTCTGCAAATCGTTTATTGGGCGCGATAAAAAAATAA
- a CDS encoding glycosyltransferase family 9 protein: protein MQPKNILVIIIARFGDTLLITPVIRALKLRWPEANIDVLAHKKTKEILENISEIHSITAFSKGQAKWRGWFSRRRYDFALVYHSFHPGRFLAPQQHPKLAVIEHPIDYQQATRQDEMSAISVEQVWVSVQNLLENT, encoded by the coding sequence ATGCAGCCTAAAAATATTCTGGTTATTATTATTGCCCGTTTTGGTGACACTTTGCTTATAACGCCAGTGATCCGGGCGTTGAAATTACGATGGCCTGAAGCGAATATTGATGTATTGGCACATAAAAAAACGAAAGAGATCCTTGAGAATATTAGTGAAATTCATTCAATAACCGCTTTTTCAAAGGGACAGGCAAAATGGAGGGGATGGTTTTCCCGTCGACGTTATGATTTTGCCTTAGTATACCATAGTTTTCATCCTGGCCGTTTTCTTGCTCCTCAGCAACATCCAAAATTGGCGGTGATTGAACATCCGATAGATTATCAACAGGCGACTCGCCAAGATGAAATGTCAGCAATATCGGTTGAACAAGTCTGGGTTTCCGTTCAGAACTTGTTGGAAAATACATGA
- a CDS encoding glycosyltransferase family 4 protein, whose amino-acid sequence MTKKTLNILHTESSCGWGGQEIRILTESQGMIQRGHQVVIVCCPASTIYHEAHSYGVPVVALPIEKKRLPCLRAMRRWLKAEGRQFDVINTHSSTDSWLVAAACATLQGMPPIVRTRHVSTNVSTSVATRWLYLKSCQHIVTTGEKLRQYLHTNNGYPLPHMTSVPTGIDLTRFHPENKQLCRQRIGIADKPTLGIVATMRTWKGHRYLLDSWKILHSCYPDWQLLFVGDGPQRKNLEPQAKQEGLSESVIFLGNRQDVPDCLNAMDVFALPSFGNEGVPQGIMQAMACGLPVVSTSVGAITEAVIDGDTGYIIEPRCVEQLTERLDVLMKSAELRLQMGNASLERAADLFSMDNMLEKMEFIFYGSMERK is encoded by the coding sequence ATGACTAAAAAAACCTTGAATATCTTACACACTGAATCATCGTGTGGTTGGGGGGGGCAAGAGATCCGCATCCTGACGGAATCTCAGGGCATGATACAACGCGGTCATCAGGTTGTTATTGTTTGTTGCCCAGCGTCAACGATTTATCATGAAGCCCATTCGTATGGTGTACCTGTTGTTGCACTGCCGATTGAAAAAAAACGCCTTCCCTGCTTGCGGGCGATGCGCCGCTGGCTAAAAGCCGAAGGCCGTCAATTTGATGTCATCAATACTCATAGCTCTACTGATTCTTGGTTAGTGGCTGCGGCATGTGCCACATTGCAAGGTATGCCACCGATAGTCCGAACCCGCCATGTTTCCACTAACGTATCCACATCTGTGGCGACTCGCTGGCTGTATTTGAAATCCTGTCAGCATATTGTGACAACAGGGGAGAAGTTACGCCAATATCTGCATACGAATAATGGTTACCCATTACCTCACATGACCTCTGTGCCGACGGGAATCGATCTGACGCGTTTTCATCCCGAAAATAAGCAACTTTGTCGTCAGCGTATTGGTATAGCGGATAAACCGACCCTGGGTATTGTCGCTACGATGAGAACCTGGAAAGGGCACCGTTACTTGCTTGATAGTTGGAAAATATTGCACTCGTGTTATCCCGACTGGCAATTACTGTTTGTGGGGGATGGTCCTCAGCGAAAAAATCTGGAACCCCAGGCTAAACAGGAAGGGCTGTCGGAGAGTGTCATTTTTCTCGGTAACCGACAAGATGTGCCTGATTGTCTGAATGCGATGGATGTCTTTGCACTACCTTCGTTTGGCAATGAAGGTGTGCCACAAGGCATTATGCAGGCAATGGCCTGTGGTTTGCCCGTAGTATCTACTTCGGTGGGCGCAATCACTGAGGCCGTTATTGATGGTGATACGGGTTATATTATCGAGCCAAGATGTGTTGAACAGTTAACTGAAAGGTTAGATGTTTTAATGAAAAGTGCTGAGTTGCGTTTGCAGATGGGGAACGCCTCATTGGAACGGGCTGCCGATTTATTTAGCATGGATAATATGTTAGAAAAAATGGAGTTTATCTTTTACGGTAGTATGGAGCGTAAATAG
- the rpmG gene encoding 50S ribosomal protein L33: MAKGIRDKIKLVSSAGTGHFYTTTKNKRTMPEKLELRKFDPVIRQYVVYKEAKIK; the protein is encoded by the coding sequence ATGGCTAAAGGTATTCGCGATAAAATTAAGCTGGTTTCTTCTGCTGGTACTGGTCACTTCTATACCACTACGAAGAACAAGCGCACCATGCCTGAAAAACTGGAACTGAGAAAATTTGATCCAGTTATTCGCCAGTATGTGGTGTATAAAGAAGCTAAAATTAAATAA
- the rpmB gene encoding 50S ribosomal protein L28, whose product MSRVCQVTGKRPVSGNNRSHALNATKRRFLPNLHSHRFWVESEKRFVTLRVTAKGMRVIDKKGIDVVLAELRARGEKY is encoded by the coding sequence ATGTCCCGAGTCTGCCAAGTTACTGGCAAGCGCCCGGTGAGTGGTAACAACCGCTCCCATGCATTAAATGCGACTAAGCGTCGTTTTCTGCCTAACCTGCATTCTCACCGTTTCTGGGTTGAGTCTGAGAAACGTTTTGTAACTCTGCGTGTAACTGCTAAAGGTATGCGTGTGATTGACAAAAAGGGTATCGATGTAGTTCTGGCAGAACTGCGTGCCCGTGGTGAGAAATACTAA